From the genome of Archaeoglobus neptunius, one region includes:
- a CDS encoding UPF0058 family protein — MSSQFGKEELVHLHLLLFHIKKTFESYGIDNEYFKEYESLQISPVQIFRQKNEHQEAIFKLCMGIMKAMGKEKEAEELCKSLKKLAMVRAVY, encoded by the coding sequence ATGTCCAGCCAGTTTGGCAAAGAAGAGCTTGTTCATCTCCATTTGCTGCTTTTCCACATTAAGAAAACTTTTGAAAGCTATGGTATCGACAACGAATATTTCAAAGAGTATGAGAGTCTGCAGATCTCTCCCGTGCAGATCTTCAGACAGAAAAACGAGCATCAGGAGGCGATTTTTAAACTCTGCATGGGAATAATGAAGGCCATGGGAAAGGAAAAGGAGGCCGAAGAGCTCTGCAAAAGCCTGAAGAAACTGGCAATGGTGAGAGCTGTGTACTAG
- a CDS encoding NAD(P)/FAD-dependent oxidoreductase: MKYDYVIIGNSAGGIGCVEAIRELDIDSSVLVISAEKYHTYSRALIPYYLDGKIEFEKMYYRPPDFYDRMDVDTKLGVRATRVDVERKRVLLENGEEIEYGKLLIATGGKPFIPPMDGLGGQNNVFTFLKMDDVLGVERGLKDARKVVVLGGGIIGLMASEVLARKGLDVKVVELADRVLAPVVDETTSRIIEKKFQENGVEIILNNTISRVVGEERVEKVILRDGREIDTDMLIVAVGVVPNTEVVKDTPIKVNRGIVVNRKMETSVKDVYACGDCAEIYDFVFGSNRVLPLWPTAYTGGRIAGFNMVGREREYNLATSMNAMHFFDYYIINAGLNVPNDSEEFEVIYRLEGDSYRKFALKDGRIAGFIIAGKMERAGIFLKLMEEGIDVSAFKDKLLKENFGFIDIPEPVRWKLLEDKVKLGVVREL, encoded by the coding sequence ATGAAGTACGATTATGTTATCATCGGAAATTCGGCGGGAGGAATTGGGTGTGTTGAGGCAATCAGAGAGCTTGACATCGATTCGAGCGTTCTTGTAATTTCAGCCGAGAAGTACCACACATATTCAAGGGCGCTGATACCATACTACCTTGATGGAAAGATAGAGTTCGAAAAGATGTACTATCGTCCACCGGACTTCTACGACAGGATGGACGTGGACACAAAACTGGGAGTTAGGGCAACACGGGTGGATGTCGAAAGAAAGAGGGTTCTGCTGGAAAACGGGGAGGAGATTGAATACGGAAAGCTGCTGATTGCAACGGGGGGAAAACCGTTCATACCTCCAATGGACGGATTGGGGGGGCAAAACAACGTCTTCACATTTCTGAAAATGGATGATGTGCTTGGAGTGGAAAGGGGACTGAAGGATGCCAGGAAGGTTGTGGTTCTTGGAGGAGGAATTATTGGTCTGATGGCCTCTGAGGTTCTGGCAAGAAAGGGTCTGGATGTCAAAGTTGTGGAGCTTGCAGACAGGGTTCTGGCCCCAGTTGTTGATGAAACAACATCAAGGATCATTGAAAAGAAGTTTCAGGAAAATGGTGTTGAGATCATCCTCAACAACACAATTTCCAGAGTTGTTGGTGAGGAAAGAGTTGAAAAGGTAATTCTGCGGGATGGAAGGGAAATTGATACCGACATGCTCATCGTCGCAGTGGGAGTTGTGCCGAACACGGAGGTTGTGAAGGATACGCCGATAAAGGTAAACAGAGGGATAGTCGTTAACAGAAAGATGGAAACATCCGTAAAGGACGTCTACGCCTGTGGAGACTGTGCGGAGATATACGACTTTGTATTCGGCTCGAACAGGGTGCTCCCTCTGTGGCCCACCGCATACACCGGAGGCAGAATTGCCGGCTTCAATATGGTCGGCAGGGAGAGGGAGTACAATCTGGCCACCTCGATGAATGCAATGCACTTCTTTGACTACTACATAATCAACGCCGGTCTTAACGTTCCAAACGATAGCGAGGAGTTTGAAGTAATCTACAGGCTCGAAGGAGACAGTTACAGAAAATTCGCCCTGAAAGATGGAAGGATAGCAGGCTTCATAATCGCCGGAAAAATGGAAAGAGCCGGAATTTTCCTCAAACTGATGGAAGAGGGTATAGACGTTTCAGCGTTTAAGGATAAACTGCTCAAGGAGAATTTTGGATTTATCGACATCCCCGAGCCGGTAAGATGGAAACTGCTTGAGGATAAAGTAAAACTCGGTGTGGTGAGAGAGCTATGA
- a CDS encoding tRNA uridine(34) 5-carboxymethylaminomethyl modification radical SAM/GNAT enzyme Elp3, with translation MVLDQLAAEIAEKARSKEDVSRIKRKFAKRLGLSTIPSDAEILRAARGKEYYKRLRDILRVKPVRTISGVAVVAVMTSPASCPHGRCLPCPGGVERNTPQSYVGLEPAAMRGKQHDYDPFRQVTARLTELEAIGHDVSKVEIIVMGGTFPARDAEYKEKFMLGIFNALNVFNSRARPEKDIEKAERKNERAKARCVGITFETRPDFARKQHVEEMLRYGGTKVELGVQSIYDDVLERIRRGHGVRETVEATRLLKDSAFKVGYHIMPGLPGSDFKRDLKMFREIFENENFKPDYLKIYPTLVIEGTDLYEMWARGEYRPYTTEEVVELIALAKKRFPEWVRVQRIQRDIPVRAAIGLDKGNVRQLVHQKLKELGWECRCIRCREAGHRGVRPEEYSKAELVVRRYRASGGVEHFISYEIPDYDALVGFLRLRFPSEPFIEVLKDAALVRELHVYGRAIPIGEIGEGFQHRGFGEKLLREAEEIAKERYDRIAVISGVGVREYYRKLGYRLKGRYMVKRIT, from the coding sequence ATGGTGCTGGATCAGCTTGCAGCAGAAATCGCTGAGAAGGCCAGAAGCAAGGAGGACGTATCAAGAATAAAGAGGAAATTCGCAAAGAGACTTGGCCTTTCCACAATTCCATCGGATGCAGAAATTCTGAGGGCTGCCAGAGGAAAGGAATACTACAAAAGGCTGAGAGATATATTGAGAGTAAAGCCGGTCAGAACGATAAGCGGGGTTGCAGTTGTGGCCGTTATGACCTCTCCAGCATCCTGCCCACATGGCAGATGCTTGCCCTGTCCGGGAGGAGTTGAGAGAAACACCCCTCAAAGCTACGTCGGCCTTGAACCGGCTGCGATGCGTGGAAAGCAGCATGACTACGACCCCTTCAGGCAGGTTACGGCGAGGCTGACAGAACTTGAGGCAATCGGTCATGACGTCAGCAAGGTTGAGATCATAGTGATGGGAGGCACATTTCCGGCGAGAGATGCGGAGTACAAGGAGAAATTCATGCTTGGGATATTCAATGCTCTCAATGTATTCAACAGCCGGGCAAGGCCAGAGAAAGATATCGAAAAAGCTGAGAGAAAGAATGAAAGGGCTAAAGCACGATGTGTGGGGATAACATTTGAAACCCGCCCGGATTTTGCGAGAAAGCAGCATGTGGAAGAAATGCTGAGGTACGGCGGAACCAAAGTTGAGCTGGGTGTCCAGAGTATATACGACGATGTTCTTGAGAGGATAAGAAGGGGGCACGGGGTTAGAGAGACTGTCGAGGCAACGAGATTGCTGAAGGATTCAGCTTTCAAGGTCGGGTATCACATCATGCCGGGATTGCCCGGTTCAGATTTCAAAAGGGATCTGAAAATGTTCAGAGAAATATTTGAAAACGAGAATTTCAAGCCGGACTACCTCAAAATCTATCCCACACTCGTAATTGAGGGGACTGATCTTTACGAAATGTGGGCAAGAGGAGAATACAGACCATACACAACGGAAGAAGTTGTTGAGCTTATAGCTCTGGCCAAAAAGCGTTTTCCTGAGTGGGTCAGAGTCCAGAGGATCCAGAGAGACATACCCGTAAGGGCTGCAATAGGGCTTGACAAGGGCAATGTCAGACAGCTTGTCCATCAGAAGTTGAAAGAGCTTGGATGGGAGTGCAGATGCATAAGATGCAGGGAGGCTGGTCACAGGGGTGTCAGGCCCGAGGAGTACTCCAAAGCAGAACTCGTGGTGAGAAGGTACAGAGCGTCAGGAGGAGTGGAACATTTCATTTCATATGAAATTCCGGATTACGATGCGCTGGTTGGTTTTCTAAGGCTCCGATTCCCTTCAGAACCTTTTATAGAAGTTTTGAAAGATGCTGCGCTCGTGAGAGAGCTTCACGTGTACGGCAGAGCAATTCCCATCGGCGAGATCGGAGAGGGATTTCAGCACAGGGGCTTCGGGGAGAAACTGCTGAGGGAGGCAGAGGAAATTGCAAAGGAGAGATACGACAGAATAGCGGTTATAAGCGGTGTGGGTGTCAGGGAATACTACAGAAAGCTTGGATACAGGCTGAAAGGCAGATACATGGTCAAAAGAATCACTTGA
- the glnA gene encoding type I glutamate--ammonia ligase — MDEIEKAKTVLKENEVRQILCTFTDVRGYLQMFSIPAKEFVEGSAFETGIGFDGSSVRGFRTIEKSDMVWMPDPTTLKVIPWVDDPIQKSAIMFGDVYEAWGSEQADCDPRGYVAKRLENSLKDQGMSAVFGPEIEFFLFEGVDFTRLNWDMWVSPNGGAGDSWGPPRIMPMSTELESGYMIRPKEGYFRAPPEDTTVEYRNELVYYLEQMGVDVEYHHHEVATAGQVELDFKPKTLVDVGDAFYLYKFAAKNLAAMQGLYATFMPKPLYLDNASGMHTHQSLWKGEPFSGDALFADPDDEYMLSQTARYYIGGLLEHAKALTALCAPTVNSYKRLVPGFEAPIYICWSPRNRSALVRVPMYVKKPSAIRVEYRGVDPSCNPYLAITAQLAAGLDGIKKKIDPGDPLLEDVYELTPAQKREFGVGELPTTLRDAIDHLASDELMQEVLGSHIFDAFMELKIDEWNQYCLYITPWEFMKYFDI; from the coding sequence ATGGATGAGATAGAGAAGGCTAAAACGGTATTGAAAGAGAACGAAGTAAGGCAGATCCTTTGCACCTTTACAGACGTCAGAGGTTATTTGCAGATGTTCTCAATTCCGGCAAAGGAGTTCGTCGAGGGTAGCGCTTTTGAGACCGGTATTGGATTCGACGGCTCGTCGGTCAGGGGATTCAGAACGATTGAGAAGAGTGACATGGTCTGGATGCCAGACCCGACAACACTGAAGGTCATTCCGTGGGTGGACGACCCAATACAGAAGTCCGCCATAATGTTTGGAGATGTGTATGAGGCATGGGGATCTGAGCAGGCTGACTGCGATCCAAGGGGATACGTCGCCAAGAGGCTGGAAAACAGCCTGAAGGATCAGGGGATGTCCGCAGTATTTGGACCGGAAATTGAGTTTTTCCTGTTCGAGGGAGTCGACTTCACAAGACTTAACTGGGACATGTGGGTCTCGCCGAATGGCGGGGCCGGGGATAGCTGGGGGCCACCGAGAATCATGCCCATGAGCACAGAACTCGAGAGCGGTTACATGATCAGACCGAAGGAGGGCTATTTCCGCGCACCTCCCGAGGACACAACGGTGGAATACAGGAACGAGCTTGTTTACTATCTCGAGCAGATGGGAGTGGATGTTGAATACCACCACCACGAGGTTGCTACTGCCGGACAGGTGGAACTCGACTTCAAGCCGAAAACTCTTGTGGACGTAGGAGATGCGTTCTACCTCTACAAGTTCGCTGCCAAGAACCTTGCTGCAATGCAGGGACTGTATGCAACATTCATGCCGAAGCCCCTCTATCTGGATAATGCGAGCGGAATGCATACACACCAAAGCCTCTGGAAGGGTGAGCCTTTCAGCGGAGATGCCCTTTTTGCTGATCCGGATGACGAGTACATGCTGAGCCAGACCGCAAGGTACTACATAGGAGGTCTGCTTGAACACGCAAAGGCCCTTACCGCACTCTGCGCTCCGACCGTGAACAGCTATAAGAGACTTGTTCCGGGATTTGAGGCTCCAATATACATCTGCTGGAGTCCCAGAAATAGATCGGCTCTGGTAAGGGTTCCAATGTATGTGAAGAAGCCCTCCGCAATCAGAGTTGAATACCGCGGTGTAGATCCGAGCTGCAACCCCTATCTGGCTATCACCGCCCAGCTTGCAGCGGGACTTGATGGTATCAAAAAGAAGATTGATCCGGGTGACCCGCTCCTTGAGGACGTTTACGAGCTCACTCCTGCGCAGAAGAGGGAGTTCGGTGTTGGTGAGCTGCCCACAACATTGAGAGATGCTATAGATCATCTTGCCAGCGACGAACTCATGCAGGAAGTTCTTGGCTCTCACATCTTCGATGCGTTCATGGAACTGAAGATAGACGAGTGGAACCAGTACTGTCTCTACATCACTCCGTGGGAGTTCATGAAATACTTTGACATCTAA
- a CDS encoding 4Fe-4S dicluster domain-containing protein yields MAKIRIVSKPEVCIGCHLCEVWCTVAHSKSKDIIKAFLYEQPRAQPRVVVEEELPETYALQCRHCNEPKCVAACIAGALYKDDDGVVIHDEEKCVACYSCIMACPYGAIRINLETKKPLKCDLCRGLDHPYCVKYCPNNALEIVVEAEEFV; encoded by the coding sequence ATGGCGAAGATAAGGATAGTCTCAAAACCGGAGGTCTGCATCGGCTGCCATTTATGCGAGGTATGGTGCACTGTGGCTCATTCAAAATCAAAAGACATTATTAAAGCTTTTCTTTATGAGCAACCGAGAGCACAACCGAGAGTGGTTGTTGAAGAAGAGCTACCCGAAACGTACGCACTTCAGTGCAGACACTGCAATGAGCCTAAATGTGTTGCAGCGTGCATAGCGGGAGCTCTCTACAAGGATGATGATGGGGTTGTGATCCATGATGAGGAAAAATGCGTTGCCTGTTACAGTTGCATTATGGCGTGCCCCTACGGGGCGATAAGAATTAACCTTGAAACGAAAAAACCGCTGAAATGTGACCTCTGCAGGGGTCTTGATCATCCCTACTGCGTGAAGTACTGTCCAAACAACGCTCTGGAAATCGTGGTTGAGGCGGAGGAATTTGTATGA
- a CDS encoding GltB/FmdC/FwdC-like GXGXG domain-containing protein, translating to MKYSIGGFCDLFLDFCKGVEELKDRIKLEGDRAVIDAMGLTHKELNDLMRYVVFERSVRKIKLINVVGQRYIGTRLWTPDMKRVEIEVHGYPGNDLGAFLGGHKIVVYGNAQDGVGNTMDDGEIIVHGRAGDVVAMSMRGGRIMIRDDVGYRTAIHMKEYREKVPVLIVGGTAQDFFGEYMAGGRVVLLGLNLGDKPHRARYIGTGMHGGIIYIRGRVEKWQMGKEVGVVDMDEEDWKLLDRHVGDFSREFGFDKDEILGGKFLKLKPVTKRPYGRIYAY from the coding sequence ATGAAGTACTCGATAGGTGGTTTTTGTGATCTTTTCCTCGACTTCTGCAAGGGGGTCGAGGAGCTGAAGGACAGGATCAAGCTTGAGGGAGACAGAGCGGTTATAGATGCAATGGGTCTTACCCATAAGGAACTCAACGACCTGATGAGGTACGTGGTGTTTGAGCGCTCCGTGAGAAAAATCAAGCTGATCAACGTGGTCGGGCAGAGATACATCGGAACAAGGCTGTGGACGCCAGATATGAAAAGGGTGGAGATAGAGGTACATGGCTATCCGGGCAATGATCTCGGAGCTTTTCTTGGCGGACATAAAATAGTGGTGTACGGCAACGCTCAGGATGGGGTTGGAAACACAATGGATGATGGAGAAATCATCGTTCACGGCAGAGCCGGGGACGTTGTGGCAATGTCGATGAGGGGTGGAAGAATAATGATCAGAGACGATGTTGGCTACAGAACTGCGATCCACATGAAGGAGTACAGGGAGAAGGTACCTGTTCTAATCGTGGGAGGAACGGCACAGGACTTCTTTGGAGAGTACATGGCTGGAGGAAGAGTTGTACTTCTCGGTCTGAATCTCGGAGATAAACCCCACAGAGCAAGATACATCGGAACCGGAATGCATGGGGGAATAATATACATCCGCGGAAGGGTTGAAAAATGGCAGATGGGAAAAGAGGTCGGAGTTGTGGACATGGATGAGGAGGACTGGAAGCTCCTTGACAGACATGTGGGTGATTTCAGCAGGGAATTTGGCTTTGACAAAGACGAAATACTTGGTGGAAAGTTCTTAAAGCTGAAGCCGGTCACAAAAAGACCGTACGGCAGGATTTACGCCTACTGA
- a CDS encoding helix-turn-helix domain-containing protein has protein sequence MIDVEALFERRPDGEGQKILKVISRSGMSNILFSLDKAPLRFSQLMFETKLNPGILDRHLKALMQLNIVDKNSDSYELTESGKRLVRVLEQLFSIV, from the coding sequence GTGATCGATGTCGAAGCGCTGTTTGAGAGAAGGCCGGATGGGGAAGGCCAGAAGATACTGAAGGTTATTTCCCGCAGTGGTATGAGTAACATCCTTTTCAGCCTTGATAAGGCACCCCTCCGGTTTTCTCAGCTTATGTTTGAGACAAAGCTGAATCCGGGGATTTTGGACAGGCATCTCAAGGCCCTAATGCAGTTGAATATTGTGGACAAGAACTCTGATTCATATGAGCTGACCGAAAGCGGGAAGAGGCTTGTTAGGGTTCTTGAGCAACTGTTTTCTATCGTGTAG
- a CDS encoding glutamate synthase-related protein, with protein sequence MMLEGEFHTHMLPEFTIERRQDRCIRCRVCERQCGFNVHWYDEEMDMMREDEMKCVGCQRCAVMCPTNALIIRPHPGNYRQNANWTRERLQDLKKQAETGGVLLTGSGNDKPYRIYWDHIVLNASQVTNPSIDPLREPMELRTFLGRKQDRLEFRFGEDFEDVEITTELYPNVQIETPIVFSAMSYGAISYQAFKSLAIAASEFGTLFNTGEGGLPKELRKYGKNAIVQCASGRFGVDPEYLNVAAVVEIKIGQGAKPGIGGHLPGEKVTMPISVTRMIPEGTDALSPAPQHDIYSIEDLSMLIYALKEATDYEKPVSVKIAAVHNVAAIASGMVRAGADIIAIDGLRGGTGAAPKMIRDNVGIPIELALAAVDQRLRDEGIRNKASILVAGGFRCSADVVKAIALGADAVYIGTPALVAMGCTLCQKCHTGICNWGICTQDPYLSKRLNPEITAKRLVNLLRAWSHEIKEMLGGMGINAIESLRGNREQLRGVGLEDWELEVLGIKGAGE encoded by the coding sequence ATGATGCTGGAGGGAGAATTCCACACTCACATGCTTCCCGAATTCACGATTGAAAGAAGGCAGGATCGATGCATACGCTGCAGGGTGTGTGAGAGACAGTGCGGATTCAACGTTCACTGGTATGACGAAGAGATGGACATGATGAGAGAGGATGAGATGAAGTGTGTCGGCTGTCAGAGATGTGCAGTGATGTGCCCAACCAATGCCCTAATCATCAGGCCACACCCCGGAAATTACAGGCAGAACGCAAACTGGACAAGGGAAAGGCTGCAGGATTTGAAGAAGCAGGCCGAAACGGGAGGAGTACTGCTGACCGGAAGTGGAAATGACAAGCCGTACAGGATTTACTGGGATCACATCGTACTTAACGCCTCCCAGGTTACCAACCCATCCATTGATCCGCTCAGAGAGCCGATGGAACTGAGAACTTTCCTTGGAAGGAAGCAGGACAGACTTGAATTCAGGTTTGGTGAGGACTTTGAGGATGTCGAGATCACCACGGAACTCTACCCGAACGTTCAGATTGAGACGCCAATTGTCTTCTCAGCCATGTCGTACGGAGCCATAAGCTATCAGGCCTTTAAGAGCCTTGCAATTGCCGCCAGTGAGTTTGGAACGCTTTTCAACACCGGTGAGGGTGGACTGCCCAAAGAACTCAGGAAATACGGAAAAAATGCCATCGTGCAATGTGCAAGTGGTAGATTTGGTGTAGATCCCGAATACCTCAACGTGGCTGCGGTTGTTGAAATAAAGATCGGACAGGGAGCAAAGCCCGGAATTGGAGGGCACTTGCCGGGTGAGAAGGTTACGATGCCCATCTCGGTAACGAGAATGATTCCGGAAGGGACAGATGCCCTCTCACCTGCTCCACAGCATGATATTTACTCGATAGAGGACCTGAGCATGCTCATCTACGCCCTGAAGGAGGCTACTGACTATGAAAAGCCGGTAAGTGTAAAAATAGCAGCGGTGCACAATGTGGCTGCAATTGCCAGTGGAATGGTTAGAGCCGGAGCGGACATCATAGCCATAGATGGCTTGAGAGGTGGAACGGGGGCAGCACCCAAGATGATCAGAGATAATGTCGGAATTCCAATTGAACTCGCACTGGCTGCGGTAGATCAGAGACTGAGAGATGAGGGAATCAGAAACAAGGCCTCCATTCTAGTTGCTGGCGGATTTAGATGCAGTGCAGATGTCGTCAAGGCAATCGCTCTTGGGGCGGATGCGGTTTACATTGGAACTCCGGCACTGGTGGCGATGGGCTGTACTCTCTGTCAGAAATGCCACACCGGGATATGCAACTGGGGAATCTGCACTCAGGATCCTTACCTTTCCAAGAGGTTAAATCCGGAGATAACTGCAAAAAGGCTTGTCAACCTTCTCAGGGCCTGGAGCCATGAGATAAAGGAAATGCTCGGTGGAATGGGTATAAACGCAATTGAGAGTTTGAGAGGTAACAGGGAGCAGCTTCGTGGTGTTGGTCTGGAAGACTGGGAGCTTGAGGTACTGGGTATAAAGGGGGCTGGAGAATGA
- a CDS encoding class II glutamine amidotransferase → MRRSRRVVLPDKDHQACGLFGVIDRSGNRFSGEMAVNAMVSMKVRGNGLGGGFAAYGIYPDYKDYYAIHIMFQDWDMEAKHRVDEFLDANFDVVYAEEIPVNPEANVASPPLFWRYFASPKKKGDDKKLSDDDYVVKKVMEINTKIENAYVISSGKDMGVFKGVGFPEDIAEYFMLAEEYKGYMWTAHSRFPTNTPGWWGGAHPFCILDWTVVHNGEISSYGTNKRYLEMFGYYCTLLTDTEVMAYAVDLLMRKQGLPIEIVSKIFAPPMWDHIDIMDEKKKRFYTTLRMNYGPLLINGPWTIIVARHGEMFGITDRIRLRPITSGEKGDMLFVSSEESAIRAVCPDLDRVYTPMGGEPVIGRLRSREKEIAKQLSEVE, encoded by the coding sequence ATGAGACGAAGCAGAAGAGTTGTGTTACCTGATAAGGATCATCAGGCCTGCGGTCTTTTTGGAGTTATAGACCGCAGCGGTAACAGATTCAGTGGAGAAATGGCAGTAAATGCAATGGTAAGCATGAAAGTCAGGGGGAATGGGCTTGGTGGTGGTTTTGCGGCATACGGTATCTATCCGGACTACAAGGACTACTATGCCATCCACATTATGTTTCAGGACTGGGATATGGAGGCCAAGCACAGAGTGGATGAGTTTCTGGATGCAAATTTTGATGTGGTCTACGCAGAGGAAATACCTGTAAATCCAGAGGCCAATGTAGCCTCTCCACCACTCTTCTGGAGATACTTTGCCTCACCCAAGAAAAAGGGAGATGATAAGAAACTGAGTGACGATGACTATGTGGTCAAGAAGGTTATGGAGATAAACACCAAAATAGAAAACGCCTATGTTATCTCTTCGGGTAAGGATATGGGAGTTTTCAAGGGTGTTGGATTCCCCGAGGATATTGCTGAATATTTCATGCTGGCAGAGGAGTACAAAGGCTACATGTGGACAGCCCACTCTCGTTTCCCCACCAACACTCCGGGATGGTGGGGAGGAGCGCATCCGTTCTGCATACTCGACTGGACTGTAGTCCACAACGGAGAGATTTCATCTTACGGAACGAATAAACGCTACCTCGAGATGTTCGGCTACTACTGCACCCTGCTGACAGACACCGAGGTTATGGCCTATGCTGTCGATTTGCTGATGAGAAAGCAGGGGCTGCCGATTGAGATAGTCTCCAAGATATTCGCTCCTCCAATGTGGGATCACATAGACATAATGGACGAAAAGAAAAAGAGGTTCTACACCACTCTCAGAATGAACTACGGTCCGCTGCTGATAAACGGGCCTTGGACGATAATTGTTGCGAGGCATGGCGAGATGTTCGGCATCACAGACAGAATCAGACTGAGACCGATAACATCCGGTGAGAAGGGGGATATGCTTTTTGTCTCTTCAGAGGAGTCGGCAATCAGGGCAGTTTGCCCCGATTTGGACAGAGTTTACACCCCAATGGGTGGTGAGCCGGTTATCGGCAGATTGAGAAGCAGAGAGAAGGAAATAGCAAAGCAGCTTTCAGAGGTGGAATGA